One segment of Paenibacillus rhizovicinus DNA contains the following:
- a CDS encoding LCP family protein, whose protein sequence is MSRKATHAVRPKKKNYWPRRIMVALLVGLVGVACYLGYLVYVSKDALKDITTDADPTVVVAPENSVKVKPVTLMLLGMDTRKNTGTLNTDVMMVVAMNPKTKSAVVVSIPRDSRIQVNGYNTRKANAYYANFLRQEHNDGLKDKEAEQAAKKGMRSMFGKFFDVPIDYTTMINFQGFSDVVDALGGVTVDVDMDMHYVDKADGTNINLSKGRQKLMGDDALDFVRYRKSNDGKNMSSDFDRNQRESQVLGQIADKLKSFSGVTKIGSVIKAVGNNLRMDIPAGEVTNLLKTYYGISGSDITFIPLEGTWKSPYVYLDAAKLQAAKDALSAKLAE, encoded by the coding sequence ATGTCAAGGAAGGCAACGCACGCCGTACGACCGAAGAAAAAAAACTATTGGCCGCGCCGCATCATGGTTGCCCTTCTCGTAGGGCTTGTCGGAGTCGCATGCTACCTTGGCTATTTGGTGTATGTATCCAAAGATGCGCTGAAAGATATTACGACAGATGCCGACCCGACTGTTGTGGTTGCGCCTGAGAATTCCGTAAAAGTAAAACCGGTCACGTTAATGCTGCTGGGCATGGACACGCGGAAGAACACCGGAACGCTGAACACGGACGTCATGATGGTCGTGGCGATGAACCCGAAGACCAAGTCCGCCGTAGTCGTCTCCATTCCTCGGGACTCCCGCATTCAGGTGAACGGCTATAATACCCGCAAGGCGAACGCGTATTATGCGAATTTCCTCAGGCAGGAGCATAACGACGGCCTGAAGGACAAGGAAGCCGAGCAGGCGGCGAAGAAGGGCATGCGCTCGATGTTCGGCAAGTTCTTCGACGTTCCGATCGACTATACGACGATGATTAACTTCCAAGGCTTCTCCGACGTCGTGGATGCGCTCGGCGGCGTAACGGTCGACGTCGATATGGACATGCATTACGTCGATAAGGCAGACGGTACCAACATTAATTTGTCCAAAGGCCGTCAAAAGCTGATGGGCGACGATGCGCTTGATTTCGTGCGTTACCGCAAGTCGAACGACGGTAAGAACATGTCCAGCGACTTTGACCGCAACCAGCGCGAGAGCCAGGTTCTTGGCCAAATCGCCGACAAGCTGAAGTCCTTCTCCGGCGTTACCAAGATTGGCAGTGTCATTAAGGCGGTTGGAAACAATCTGCGGATGGACATCCCGGCCGGCGAGGTTACGAACCTGCTCAAAACGTATTACGGCATTAGCGGAAGCGACATTACGTTCATCCCGCTCGAAGGAACTTGGAAGAGTCCTTACGTTTATTTG
- a CDS encoding YlaH-like family protein has protein sequence MQHWLSQNPFLTYILILAFIIYIFNAVFRASKRLPILKEILVHLIMVIGAFVLFILQDFGLPILQCMAVAVFMMLLLRGRQIYDRIKARRSSSSDTEGV, from the coding sequence GTGCAGCACTGGCTTTCGCAAAACCCGTTTTTGACGTACATCCTTATCCTCGCGTTTATTATTTATATTTTCAACGCAGTGTTTCGCGCTTCGAAGCGACTGCCGATCCTGAAGGAAATTCTCGTTCATTTGATCATGGTCATCGGCGCGTTCGTTTTGTTTATCCTTCAGGATTTCGGCCTGCCGATTCTCCAATGCATGGCGGTCGCCGTCTTCATGATGCTGCTGCTTCGCGGCAGACAGATCTATGACAGGATCAAAGCGAGACGCAGCAGCAGTTCCGACACGGAAGGGGTATAA
- the typA gene encoding translational GTPase TypA, translating to MQARENIRNIAIIAHVDHGKTTLVDKLLQQSGTFRDNETVQERAMDSNDLERERGITILAKNTAVNYMDYLINIVDTPGHADFGGEVERIMKMVDGVLLVVDAFEGCMPQTKFVLRKALESNLTPIVVLNKIDRPNASPEQVVDEVLDLFIELGASDQQLEFPVVYASALMGTASMNVEKQDENMQALYETIIERIPSPTESIEEPLQFLVTLLDYNEYLGRIAVGRVNRGKIRQGQTVAVINREGITKQARIEKLFGFQGLKRVEVEEAGAGDIVAIAGIREINIGETIADPANPEALPVLKIDEPTLQMTFLVNNSPFAGREGKWVTSRKLRERLFKELETDVALRVDETDSPDAFVVSGRGELHLGILIENMRREGFELQVSKPEVIIKEIDGVKSEPYERLLIDVPEENMGAVMESLGSRKAEMVNMVNNGTGQVRIEFIIPARGLIGYSTNFLTLTRGYGIMNHAFDNYGPLAGTSVGGRHQGVLISSETGVTTFYGMMGVEDRGVLFLEPATDVYEGMIVGEHNRDNDIIVNICKEKALTNVRSAGKDDTVRLKTPVLFSLEQALEYLNDDEYCEVTPKSIRLRKKLLNKSERERAEKQRKTAQAGV from the coding sequence ATGCAAGCCAGAGAAAACATCAGAAATATCGCTATTATTGCGCACGTCGACCACGGCAAAACAACGCTCGTCGATAAGCTGCTTCAACAATCCGGCACGTTCCGCGACAACGAAACCGTCCAAGAACGCGCGATGGATTCCAATGATTTGGAACGGGAACGCGGCATTACAATCTTGGCTAAGAATACAGCAGTCAACTACATGGATTACCTGATCAACATTGTTGACACACCTGGACACGCCGACTTTGGCGGCGAAGTGGAACGTATCATGAAAATGGTCGACGGCGTATTGCTGGTCGTCGATGCGTTCGAAGGCTGCATGCCGCAAACGAAATTCGTACTTCGCAAGGCGCTCGAAAGCAACTTGACGCCGATCGTCGTATTGAACAAAATCGACCGTCCTAACGCAAGCCCTGAGCAAGTCGTGGACGAAGTATTGGATCTCTTCATCGAGCTTGGCGCGAGCGACCAGCAGCTGGAATTCCCTGTCGTTTACGCATCCGCATTGATGGGTACGGCGAGCATGAACGTGGAGAAGCAGGACGAGAACATGCAGGCGCTCTACGAAACGATCATCGAGCGCATTCCGTCCCCGACGGAAAGCATCGAAGAGCCGCTGCAATTCCTCGTAACGCTGCTTGATTATAACGAATACCTTGGCCGTATCGCGGTCGGACGCGTCAACCGCGGTAAAATCCGCCAAGGCCAAACGGTCGCGGTCATTAACCGCGAAGGCATTACGAAACAAGCGCGTATCGAGAAGCTCTTCGGTTTCCAAGGCTTGAAACGGGTAGAGGTTGAAGAAGCGGGCGCGGGCGATATCGTCGCGATCGCAGGTATCCGCGAAATCAACATCGGCGAAACAATCGCTGATCCTGCAAACCCTGAGGCATTGCCGGTTCTGAAGATCGACGAGCCGACGCTGCAAATGACGTTCCTCGTCAACAACAGCCCGTTTGCGGGCCGCGAAGGCAAATGGGTTACGTCCCGTAAGCTTCGCGAACGCTTGTTTAAAGAATTGGAAACCGACGTTGCGCTGCGCGTTGATGAAACCGACAGCCCGGATGCCTTCGTCGTATCCGGCCGCGGCGAGCTTCACCTGGGGATTCTCATCGAGAATATGCGCCGTGAAGGCTTCGAGCTTCAAGTTTCCAAGCCGGAAGTTATTATTAAAGAAATCGACGGCGTGAAGAGCGAGCCGTACGAGCGCCTGCTCATCGACGTACCGGAAGAAAACATGGGCGCCGTCATGGAAAGCCTTGGTTCGCGTAAAGCCGAAATGGTCAACATGGTCAATAACGGCACTGGCCAAGTCCGCATCGAGTTCATCATCCCGGCGCGCGGCTTGATCGGCTACAGCACGAACTTCCTGACGCTGACGCGCGGTTACGGCATCATGAACCATGCCTTCGATAACTACGGCCCGCTTGCCGGTACTTCCGTCGGCGGACGTCATCAAGGCGTGTTGATTTCCAGCGAGACCGGCGTAACGACATTCTACGGCATGATGGGCGTGGAAGACCGCGGCGTGTTGTTCCTGGAGCCGGCTACGGATGTTTACGAAGGCATGATCGTCGGCGAACATAACCGCGACAACGACATCATCGTTAACATCTGCAAAGAGAAAGCACTGACGAACGTGCGTTCCGCAGGTAAAGACGACACGGTCCGTTTGAAAACGCCGGTTCTGTTCTCCCTGGAGCAAGCGCTGGAATACTTGAACGACGACGAGTATTGCGAAGTAACACCGAAATCGATCCGCCTGCGCAAGAAGCTCTTGAATAAGAGCGAGCGCGAACGTGCGGAGAAACAACGCAAAACCGCCCAAGCAGGCGTTTAA
- a CDS encoding TerC family protein yields the protein MDSLVVFVQIMFINVLLSGDNAVVIALASQQLPPAQRRKAVMWGAAAAVGLRCVLTLVALTLLQVPYLQAAGSVLLFLIAVKLIMDASAHAEEFHAMRKVRSLAGAVRTIVIADFIMSLDNVLAIAAVAKGEPILIMLGIVLSIPMIVWGSQLLSSILRKFPSLVYIGGGLLGYASGEMLVHDPAIHRILAENAAIMIKAIPILLIPFVIIVALLRIKSGRNL from the coding sequence TTGGACAGCCTGGTCGTATTCGTTCAAATTATGTTTATTAACGTACTGTTAAGCGGTGACAACGCCGTCGTCATAGCGCTGGCAAGCCAGCAGCTGCCGCCCGCGCAGCGGCGCAAAGCGGTGATGTGGGGGGCAGCGGCGGCAGTGGGGCTTCGCTGCGTGCTTACGCTTGTCGCTCTTACTCTCCTGCAGGTGCCGTATCTTCAAGCCGCCGGAAGCGTCTTGCTGTTCTTGATCGCCGTCAAGCTCATTATGGACGCGTCTGCCCATGCCGAGGAATTCCATGCCATGCGCAAGGTCAGATCGCTTGCGGGGGCAGTACGGACGATCGTCATTGCGGACTTTATTATGAGCCTCGATAATGTACTGGCAATCGCTGCCGTTGCCAAAGGCGAACCGATTCTCATCATGCTCGGAATCGTGCTCAGCATTCCGATGATCGTTTGGGGCAGCCAGCTGCTCAGCTCCATACTGCGGAAATTCCCATCGCTGGTGTATATCGGGGGCGGGCTGCTCGGCTATGCGTCGGGCGAAATGCTCGTCCATGACCCGGCCATCCACCGGATATTGGCGGAAAACGCGGCAATAATGATTAAGGCGATTCCAATATTGCTCATCCCATTCGTGATTATTGTGGCATTGCTGCGAATAAAAAGTGGGCGTAACCTATAA
- a CDS encoding TerC family protein: MELFSIEFFTALLTIVFIDLVLAGDNAIVIGLAARKLPSDQQKKAILWGTVGAVAIRAIATVLVVYLLKVPWLMVAGGVLLLWIAYKLLVDSDTHDNIQAGSTLWQSVRTIVIADAAMGIDNVIAVAGAGHGNIPLVVLGLIISIPIVVWGSTLFIKIIERFPWIVYVGSGVIAYTAAKMITHEKQLKDVFNRNPAFEWAFMILVVIAVIVVGLWQNSRNSSRRQAAQLENGKESH; the protein is encoded by the coding sequence ATGGAATTGTTCTCGATCGAATTTTTCACTGCACTGTTAACGATTGTCTTCATCGATCTTGTTCTTGCCGGAGATAATGCCATCGTGATCGGCCTTGCGGCCCGCAAATTGCCTTCGGATCAGCAGAAAAAAGCCATCCTGTGGGGGACGGTCGGCGCGGTCGCCATACGGGCTATAGCTACGGTGCTCGTCGTCTACTTGCTTAAAGTGCCTTGGCTTATGGTCGCGGGCGGCGTTCTATTGCTGTGGATCGCTTACAAATTGCTCGTCGATTCGGATACGCACGACAACATTCAGGCCGGCAGCACGCTGTGGCAATCCGTGCGCACCATCGTAATCGCCGACGCCGCGATGGGCATCGATAATGTCATCGCAGTCGCAGGAGCCGGTCACGGCAATATCCCGCTGGTCGTTCTTGGCTTAATAATCAGCATCCCGATCGTCGTCTGGGGCAGCACGCTGTTCATTAAGATCATCGAGCGGTTCCCATGGATCGTTTATGTCGGCTCCGGCGTCATCGCTTATACGGCCGCCAAGATGATTACGCACGAGAAACAGCTGAAAGATGTCTTCAATCGCAATCCGGCATTCGAATGGGCGTTCATGATTCTCGTCGTCATCGCCGTCATCGTTGTCGGGCTTTGGCAGAACAGCCGCAATAGCAGCCGGCGCCAAGCCGCGCAGTTGGAAAACGGAAAAGAATCGCATTAA
- a CDS encoding MDR family MFS transporter → MSARPQKLSPTNGGDDFSLKAILPPLLAIIVGMIMVILDSTVVNNAIPKLVEYFDTDLKTIQWTVTGYTLALSAVIPLAGWLTDKFGSKQIFLITITLFTIGSVLCGIAQTPEQLIIYRVIQGLGGGMVSPIGMAMVFKLAPPERRGSIMGVLGIPMLMAPAFGPVLSGWLVDSVSWHWIFIINLPIGIIAFILGTKYLPKSERHAAPHLDIIGMCLAPIAFAMLAYGVSEGGTSWSSTSAITGLTVGGIALILFIFVELNQKQPLLELKVFKSSDFTRSIILTWIVQLALFGAMLLVPLYLQGVKGYTALETGWILMPQALCAGIGMPISGKLFDKIGARPLAFAGLAVVAVALFILSGVKVDTSLWVIIVAICMMGIGMGFSMMPLNTHVLNSAPRRLVSRVTPLTTAAQQVVVSFAVAGLTGYLTSQITSHAASAGKDANPLTAVVAGYGDTFFLSACIATVGVALSLLLRKPRLKEEDQASDGNAPDPAMMMGH, encoded by the coding sequence ATGTCCGCTCGACCGCAAAAGCTATCCCCGACGAATGGCGGAGACGACTTCTCGTTGAAAGCCATTCTTCCGCCGCTGCTCGCCATTATCGTTGGTATGATCATGGTTATTTTGGACAGTACAGTCGTTAACAACGCCATACCTAAGCTTGTCGAATATTTCGATACCGACCTGAAGACCATTCAATGGACGGTAACAGGCTATACGCTTGCCTTGTCCGCCGTAATTCCGCTTGCGGGCTGGCTGACGGACAAATTCGGTTCCAAACAAATCTTTCTAATTACGATCACGCTGTTCACGATCGGTTCCGTTCTGTGCGGCATCGCGCAGACGCCGGAACAGCTCATCATTTACCGCGTCATTCAAGGCTTGGGCGGCGGTATGGTTTCTCCGATCGGGATGGCGATGGTCTTCAAGCTCGCTCCGCCCGAACGCCGCGGATCCATTATGGGCGTGCTCGGCATTCCGATGCTGATGGCGCCTGCATTCGGTCCCGTACTGTCCGGCTGGCTGGTCGATTCCGTCAGCTGGCATTGGATCTTCATCATCAACTTGCCGATCGGCATCATAGCGTTTATTCTCGGAACCAAATATTTGCCGAAATCCGAACGTCATGCAGCTCCTCATCTGGACATCATCGGGATGTGCCTTGCGCCGATCGCTTTCGCGATGCTGGCTTACGGCGTGAGTGAAGGCGGCACGAGCTGGTCTTCGACCTCGGCGATTACGGGCTTGACGGTTGGCGGCATCGCCTTGATTCTGTTCATCTTCGTGGAACTGAATCAGAAGCAGCCGCTTCTGGAATTGAAAGTGTTCAAATCCTCGGATTTCACGCGCAGCATCATCTTGACCTGGATCGTGCAGCTTGCGCTGTTCGGCGCCATGCTGCTCGTTCCACTGTACCTTCAAGGCGTTAAAGGCTACACCGCGCTGGAAACGGGCTGGATTCTGATGCCGCAGGCACTCTGCGCAGGTATCGGCATGCCGATCAGCGGCAAGCTGTTCGATAAAATCGGCGCTCGGCCGCTCGCCTTCGCCGGTCTTGCCGTCGTAGCCGTCGCGTTGTTCATCCTGTCGGGCGTCAAAGTCGACACGAGCCTGTGGGTCATTATCGTTGCGATCTGCATGATGGGTATCGGCATGGGCTTCTCCATGATGCCGCTCAACACGCATGTGCTCAACTCGGCGCCGCGCCGCCTTGTAAGCCGCGTAACGCCGCTTACGACAGCGGCGCAGCAAGTCGTCGTATCGTTCGCTGTTGCCGGCTTAACAGGCTACCTGACGTCGCAAATCACGTCTCATGCCGCAAGCGCAGGCAAGGATGCGAATCCGTTGACGGCCGTCGTTGCCGGTTATGGCGATACGTTTTTCTTGTCCGCCTGCATCGCGACCGTAGGCGTGGCGCTCTCCTTGCTTCTTCGCAAGCCTCGTCTGAAGGAAGAAGATCAAGCATCGGACGGCAACGCTCCGGATCCGGCTATGATGATGGGGCACTAA
- a CDS encoding TetR/AcrR family transcriptional regulator produces the protein MIHSTREKILAATLALIKAEGIDKVTIRKIASAAEANVALVNYYFGSKEKLISETLKLQLASFQEAFSIFDEIGLPPLERLKRFLLAYTSSLQEHPELIKRVLGQERMFESQLEYASFLKSQGFDKLGAALTEIIGPSSREKLLLVTQQLFAAILSPIVKASFSNEHKSMQGEGFVITASVEEQIDLFLDHYFYKYTAH, from the coding sequence GTGATTCACTCGACAAGGGAAAAGATACTTGCCGCCACCTTGGCACTGATTAAAGCCGAAGGCATCGATAAGGTGACCATCCGCAAAATCGCCAGTGCAGCCGAAGCGAACGTCGCGCTCGTCAATTATTACTTCGGTTCGAAGGAGAAGCTGATAAGCGAAACGCTCAAACTCCAGCTCGCCTCGTTCCAAGAGGCTTTCTCCATATTTGACGAAATCGGACTGCCGCCACTTGAACGGCTCAAGCGATTTTTGCTTGCGTACACGTCGTCGCTGCAGGAACATCCCGAACTCATCAAGCGAGTGCTCGGCCAGGAACGAATGTTCGAGTCCCAATTGGAGTATGCGTCATTCCTGAAAAGCCAGGGATTCGATAAGCTGGGCGCGGCTTTGACAGAAATCATCGGTCCGTCTAGCCGGGAGAAGCTCCTGCTCGTGACGCAGCAATTGTTTGCGGCTATTCTGTCGCCTATCGTCAAAGCCAGCTTTTCGAATGAACACAAATCGATGCAAGGCGAAGGATTCGTCATTACAGCATCGGTCGAAGAGCAAATCGATTTATTCTTGGATCATTATTTCTACAAATATACCGCTCACTGA
- the thiI gene encoding tRNA uracil 4-sulfurtransferase ThiI codes for MNPDMILIRFGEFTVKGKNRDRFDQRIMAKVKRAVSDFPRAEITRAYGRIYITLNGEPYEAMAVKLKSVFGIASFSPIRRTVNELEAIRSAALDVMRALPKQPDTFKVSVRRVDKGFPHDSQEMNHLVGGHVLRELPGLKVNVREPEVELKVEIQPEGTYVFSSVVQGAGGYPHGTNGKALLMLSGGIDSPVAGYLAMRQGLEIEAVHYHSYPFTSEQAKEKVIELVRILSQFTGSSIKLHLVSFTDIQTAIAQCDHNSLIITLMRRSMLRIAEQLAGQREALGIVTGDSLGQVASQTLSSMNVIGRTTELPLLRPLITMDKNEIIRIARQIGTFETSILPYEDCCTLFVPKNPTTNPNLGIVEKAEESISNLDEMILQAVATVETLTIRPDIRTAVETAGQDDWF; via the coding sequence ATGAATCCGGATATGATATTGATTCGTTTCGGCGAATTTACAGTGAAGGGGAAGAACCGCGATCGATTCGACCAACGGATCATGGCGAAAGTGAAACGGGCTGTGTCGGATTTTCCTCGCGCGGAGATTACCCGTGCTTACGGCAGAATCTATATAACGCTGAACGGCGAACCTTACGAGGCAATGGCGGTGAAGCTCAAATCCGTATTCGGCATCGCTTCGTTCAGTCCGATTCGCCGAACGGTCAACGAGCTAGAAGCGATTCGCAGCGCGGCGCTCGACGTCATGCGTGCGCTGCCGAAGCAGCCGGATACGTTCAAAGTGTCCGTGCGCCGCGTGGATAAAGGATTTCCGCATGATTCCCAGGAAATGAACCATTTGGTAGGCGGACATGTGCTGCGCGAGCTCCCGGGACTCAAAGTCAATGTCCGTGAACCCGAAGTAGAGCTCAAAGTCGAAATTCAGCCCGAAGGCACCTACGTATTCAGCAGCGTCGTTCAAGGCGCCGGCGGGTATCCGCATGGCACGAACGGCAAGGCACTGCTGATGCTCTCGGGGGGAATCGACAGTCCCGTAGCCGGCTATCTCGCGATGCGCCAAGGCTTGGAAATCGAAGCCGTCCATTATCACAGCTATCCGTTTACGAGCGAGCAGGCGAAGGAGAAGGTTATCGAGCTGGTCCGCATCTTGTCGCAGTTTACGGGAAGCTCCATTAAACTCCATCTCGTCTCGTTCACCGACATTCAGACGGCCATTGCCCAATGCGACCATAATTCGCTTATCATAACGCTGATGAGAAGGTCGATGCTGCGCATCGCCGAGCAGCTGGCCGGGCAGCGCGAAGCGCTTGGCATCGTGACCGGAGACAGTCTTGGCCAGGTCGCAAGCCAGACGTTGAGCAGCATGAATGTGATCGGCCGGACGACGGAGCTCCCGCTTCTGAGACCGCTGATTACGATGGACAAGAACGAAATCATTCGCATAGCCCGCCAGATCGGAACGTTCGAAACGTCCATTCTGCCTTACGAAGACTGCTGCACGTTGTTCGTGCCGAAGAATCCGACGACCAATCCGAATCTCGGGATCGTCGAGAAGGCCGAGGAGAGCATTTCCAATCTGGATGAAATGATTCTTCAGGCGGTGGCGACGGTGGAGACGTTGACGATACGCCCGGATATACGGACTGCAGTGGAGACGGCCGGCCAAGACGATTGGTTTTAA
- a CDS encoding cysteine desulfurase family protein gives MYYFDHCASTPPHGDVIRTMAEIMAKHYANPSSLHRSGQEARNLLERSRSVIAGLFAGTEANDWLFTSGGTESNNIAIVGAARSLARNGKHIVTTAIEHPSVYDTCRQLEQEGWTVTYLRADETGVVSADAVEAALTDQTSLVSVMHVNNEVGSVQPIADIGQRLKSRGNIVFHVDGVQSVGKLPIDLVGSRVDLFSATAHKVGGPRGAGLLYIHPRLQLAQVYRGGGQERGLRPGTENVPAIVAAAKAFRLAIESQPARAERMYALRQRLIACLDGIPELMLNGSRDTGIGGKAAPNIVHFSYPGMKPEVIVHMLEQHEILTSTKSACSSKSDEPSRVLLEMGLPRERASSGVRVSFGDEHGDAEIEWLCSTLEMVVQKLKPLERRED, from the coding sequence ATGTATTATTTCGATCACTGCGCATCGACCCCGCCGCATGGGGATGTGATTCGCACAATGGCTGAAATCATGGCCAAGCATTATGCGAATCCTTCCTCGCTGCATCGGAGCGGGCAAGAAGCGCGAAATTTGCTGGAACGTTCCAGATCGGTTATCGCCGGCTTGTTTGCAGGTACCGAAGCAAACGATTGGCTGTTCACCTCAGGCGGCACGGAAAGCAACAATATCGCCATTGTCGGCGCAGCCCGCAGTTTAGCCCGGAACGGGAAACATATCGTTACGACTGCCATCGAGCATCCATCGGTCTACGACACATGCAGACAGTTGGAGCAAGAAGGCTGGACCGTGACGTATCTGCGCGCTGACGAGACCGGCGTCGTATCCGCTGATGCGGTGGAGGCTGCGCTTACGGACCAAACCTCTCTCGTCAGCGTGATGCATGTTAATAATGAGGTCGGCTCCGTGCAGCCGATCGCGGATATCGGACAACGGCTGAAGAGTCGCGGCAATATTGTCTTTCATGTGGATGGCGTGCAGAGCGTCGGCAAACTCCCGATTGATCTCGTCGGCAGCCGGGTCGACTTGTTCTCGGCAACCGCGCATAAAGTGGGCGGTCCACGAGGCGCCGGACTGCTCTACATTCATCCGAGGCTGCAGCTTGCCCAGGTCTATCGCGGTGGCGGGCAAGAGCGCGGTCTTCGTCCAGGCACGGAGAACGTTCCGGCAATCGTGGCGGCCGCCAAGGCATTCCGGCTTGCGATCGAGAGTCAGCCCGCAAGAGCCGAACGGATGTATGCCCTCAGGCAACGTTTGATTGCATGCTTGGACGGTATTCCGGAATTGATGCTCAATGGCAGCAGAGATACAGGGATTGGCGGCAAGGCTGCTCCGAATATCGTTCATTTCTCGTACCCCGGCATGAAACCTGAAGTTATCGTCCACATGCTGGAGCAGCATGAGATTCTGACGTCCACCAAATCGGCTTGTTCTTCGAAGAGCGATGAGCCGAGCAGAGTGCTGTTAGAAATGGGACTGCCTAGGGAGCGGGCATCCAGCGGAGTCCGCGTTAGTTTCGGGGACGAGCATGGAGACGCCGAAATCGAATGGCTGTGCAGCACGCTTGAGATGGTCGTGCAAAAATTAAAACCGTTGGAACGAAGAGAGGATTAA
- a CDS encoding lytic transglycosylase domain-containing protein has translation MSIDPRIMTQLLKLQLMPSLDLNGNENVLSATTGTDGSSMFDSLLQQYMAGGSGSDPTTLNGDLNTAGLMSLGSLSSLAPLLSSLNQQPDTVSGSGDYDAIIDQAAAKYGIDPSLIKAVIHTESSNNPNAESASGAKGLMQLMDGTARSLGVTDSFDPQQNIEGGTKFLAYLMNKYGGNEQAALAAYNAGPGRVDRAGIQSNSDFQALMSRLPEETQRYVSKVLNAQTGYTV, from the coding sequence ATGAGCATTGATCCGCGAATTATGACGCAGCTTTTGAAGCTCCAATTGATGCCAAGCCTGGATTTGAACGGCAATGAGAACGTCTTGTCCGCGACGACGGGGACGGACGGTTCCTCGATGTTCGATTCGCTGCTTCAGCAATATATGGCCGGCGGATCGGGAAGCGATCCTACGACCCTCAATGGTGATTTGAATACCGCAGGCTTGATGTCCCTCGGAAGCTTGAGTTCGCTGGCGCCTTTGTTGAGCAGCTTGAACCAGCAGCCGGATACCGTCAGCGGGTCGGGCGATTACGATGCGATCATCGATCAAGCAGCAGCGAAATACGGAATCGATCCGTCGCTGATCAAAGCGGTTATACATACGGAATCCTCTAATAATCCGAATGCGGAGTCGGCTTCCGGCGCCAAAGGCCTTATGCAGCTTATGGATGGCACCGCGCGCAGCTTGGGCGTAACGGATTCGTTCGACCCGCAGCAGAATATTGAAGGCGGCACGAAGTTTCTCGCGTATCTAATGAACAAATACGGCGGTAACGAGCAGGCTGCCTTGGCGGCTTATAATGCCGGCCCGGGCCGGGTTGACCGCGCCGGGATCCAATCGAACAGCGACTTCCAAGCGCTGATGAGCCGGCTGCCGGAAGAGACGCAGCGCTACGTATCGAAAGTGCTGAACGCGCAAACGGGCTATACGGTTTAA
- a CDS encoding DUF4190 domain-containing protein, translating to MERERESHGKFEHSPHDDSATNPLYHIDRDAYNEEAAAEIAVPNASMRDYYPDRKTTRITNDAVRETKSAGVATGWAALILAVMSWIVWPIVLGATAVVVGFIAYWQGARGLGIASITLGAIAVVAYLVLVPLYYAIT from the coding sequence TTGGAACGCGAACGTGAGTCACACGGAAAGTTCGAGCATAGTCCGCATGACGACTCGGCAACGAACCCGCTGTACCATATCGACAGGGATGCGTATAACGAGGAAGCGGCAGCCGAAATCGCAGTACCGAATGCATCGATGAGGGACTATTATCCGGATCGCAAAACGACGCGGATAACAAACGATGCCGTTCGAGAAACCAAATCAGCCGGCGTGGCCACAGGCTGGGCAGCACTTATTCTAGCCGTCATGTCATGGATCGTCTGGCCGATCGTGCTGGGCGCAACGGCAGTCGTCGTCGGGTTCATCGCTTATTGGCAAGGGGCGCGAGGTCTTGGAATAGCGTCCATTACGCTTGGCGCAATCGCTGTAGTTGCTTACTTGGTCCTTGTTCCTTTATATTATGCAATCACCTGA
- a CDS encoding DUF1540 domain-containing protein: MPNGVSCSVANCSFWKDGNQCGADKIQVDIDRHANVDFGSEFADEGFVHDHQDEASNSASTCCHTFKPKE; encoded by the coding sequence ATGCCGAATGGCGTAAGCTGCAGCGTTGCTAACTGCTCCTTCTGGAAAGACGGGAACCAGTGCGGCGCGGACAAAATTCAGGTCGATATCGACCGCCATGCCAATGTTGATTTCGGGTCCGAATTCGCGGACGAAGGATTCGTTCACGACCATCAAGACGAAGCATCGAACAGTGCGTCCACATGTTGCCATACCTTTAAACCAAAGGAGTGA